Proteins encoded in a region of the Acidobacteriota bacterium genome:
- the tal gene encoding transaldolase translates to MNKLEGLKAWTTVVADTGDIDSIARYRPQDATTNPSLLYKAAQIEAYRDLVDEAVRWGESQAGVDRLDATMDRLAVNFGHKILQLIPGRVSTEVDARLSFDTEATIARAHRLIDLYKDAGIERERVLIKIASTWEGIRAADQLENEGIHCNLTLLFGFGQAVACGEAGVTLISPFVGRIYDWYRKAQGVDDIPLEDDPGVGSVRTIYEYFKHFGYKTEVMGASFRKSGQILELAGCDLLTIAPSLLDELQAAEGEVPQKLGGQEVSDPSPDRIAMDEQMFRWMLNEDAMATEKLAEGIRNFAADLTKLRQLLAERTGVQA, encoded by the coding sequence ATGAACAAGCTGGAAGGACTGAAAGCGTGGACGACCGTCGTCGCGGATACGGGGGACATCGACTCGATCGCCCGCTATCGCCCACAGGACGCCACGACCAACCCATCGCTGCTCTACAAGGCGGCCCAGATCGAGGCCTACCGGGATCTGGTCGACGAGGCGGTTCGCTGGGGAGAGAGTCAGGCCGGCGTCGATCGACTCGACGCGACGATGGACCGACTGGCGGTCAACTTCGGTCACAAGATCCTCCAGCTGATTCCGGGCCGAGTCTCCACCGAGGTTGATGCACGCCTTTCCTTCGATACCGAGGCGACGATCGCCAGGGCCCACCGGTTGATCGACCTCTATAAGGATGCCGGCATCGAACGCGAACGCGTGTTGATCAAGATCGCCTCGACCTGGGAAGGGATCCGAGCGGCAGACCAACTCGAGAACGAGGGCATCCACTGCAATTTGACGCTGTTGTTCGGTTTCGGTCAGGCCGTGGCCTGCGGAGAAGCCGGCGTCACGCTGATCAGTCCGTTTGTCGGCCGGATATACGACTGGTATCGGAAGGCGCAAGGTGTCGACGATATTCCGTTGGAGGACGACCCCGGCGTCGGGTCGGTACGCACCATCTACGAGTATTTCAAACACTTCGGTTACAAGACCGAGGTGATGGGTGCCAGTTTCCGTAAGAGCGGTCAGATCCTCGAGTTGGCCGGCTGCGACCTGTTGACCATCGCGCCCTCGTTACTGGACGAGCTTCAGGCGGCCGAGGGCGAGGTCCCGCAAAAGCTCGGCGGCCAGGAGGTCTCCGACCCCAGCCCCGATCGGATCGCGATGGACGAACAGATGTTCCGCTGGATGCTCAACGAAGACGCGATGGCGACCGAGAAACTCGCGGAGGGCATCCGCAACTTCGCGGCGGATCTTACGAAGCTGCGTCAGCTTCTTGCAGAGCGGACCGGCGTCCAGGCCTAG
- a CDS encoding aldehyde dehydrogenase family protein, producing the protein MLDTDLERTLARDIQAALAEVTGTEEVADAVRPFVDGQQAGGTGAIQVLVDPSTGEPFCNVALAGPEDVLQAVEAAGRAYPLWRSTAYEERGSLLRRLSVLIRHHADRLAEIIAHEQGKPKHEALAMEILPALDHLKFIIFHAERFHAGLAVEPRHPYYAHKRAHYLYDAIGVVALVTPRAMPFATPLIQVAAALAMGNAVVLKPSEHTPLSGIEIGRLCAEAGFPRGIVNVVPAVPEDTLHLVAHPRIDKVFVTGGLETGQSVMATAGCSPRPVVLSLGGKHPTIVAGDADIERAARGIVWGAFANCGQSCGSVERVYVEERVATKFIERALHHVQQLQVGSAVDDGIDMGPMQSEADRTRVHQQVQDAVNQGAQCMHGGEIPHGPGSFYPPTILTDVPNDCRLMQEETLGPVLPIVVVESLERAILLANESQYALAASGWTSSSHQAERMMVGLQAGVVTINDLLYSYGEPSATWSGYRRSGIGQNHGTPGLREMSRQRFVSFDANSLEAPAYSYPYNDDAEEMVQNSIQHLHGTGKMARFKAWWRLIRNERFRRRVDLRTLIFSRKRQLR; encoded by the coding sequence GTGCTCGATACAGACCTTGAGAGGACCCTCGCCCGGGATATTCAGGCGGCCCTCGCCGAAGTCACCGGAACCGAAGAGGTCGCGGATGCCGTTCGTCCATTCGTAGACGGCCAGCAGGCCGGGGGCACCGGTGCGATTCAGGTCCTGGTCGATCCGTCCACCGGGGAGCCGTTTTGTAACGTCGCCCTGGCCGGTCCGGAGGATGTGTTGCAGGCCGTCGAGGCCGCGGGGCGTGCCTACCCTCTCTGGCGGAGTACCGCCTACGAGGAACGGGGTTCGCTCCTTCGACGACTGTCGGTCTTGATCCGTCATCACGCCGATCGTCTGGCAGAGATCATCGCCCACGAACAGGGAAAACCGAAACACGAAGCGCTGGCGATGGAGATCCTCCCCGCGCTGGATCACCTTAAGTTCATCATCTTCCATGCCGAGCGATTCCACGCCGGTCTGGCCGTCGAACCGCGTCACCCGTACTACGCCCACAAGCGGGCCCACTACCTCTATGACGCCATCGGTGTCGTGGCGCTCGTCACGCCGCGGGCCATGCCGTTCGCCACACCGCTGATTCAGGTCGCCGCGGCGCTGGCCATGGGCAACGCCGTGGTCCTGAAACCCTCAGAGCACACGCCGTTGTCGGGAATCGAGATCGGTCGACTCTGTGCGGAGGCAGGTTTTCCGCGCGGAATCGTCAACGTGGTTCCGGCGGTCCCCGAGGACACGCTGCACCTCGTCGCCCATCCGCGTATCGATAAGGTATTCGTCACCGGTGGCCTGGAGACCGGACAGAGTGTGATGGCGACGGCCGGTTGCTCTCCTCGACCCGTCGTCCTGAGCCTGGGTGGAAAACATCCAACGATCGTCGCCGGCGATGCCGACATCGAGCGGGCGGCGCGAGGCATCGTCTGGGGCGCGTTCGCCAACTGTGGTCAGAGTTGCGGATCCGTCGAGCGGGTCTACGTCGAAGAACGGGTCGCCACCAAATTCATCGAACGCGCGTTGCATCACGTCCAACAGCTTCAAGTGGGCAGTGCGGTCGACGACGGCATCGACATGGGTCCGATGCAGTCGGAAGCCGATCGGACTCGGGTCCACCAACAGGTTCAGGACGCCGTCAACCAGGGCGCCCAGTGTATGCACGGCGGTGAGATCCCCCACGGTCCCGGAAGCTTCTATCCGCCGACGATCCTGACGGACGTTCCCAACGACTGCCGTTTGATGCAGGAAGAGACCCTCGGTCCGGTCCTGCCGATTGTCGTTGTCGAGAGTCTCGAGCGGGCCATTCTTCTGGCAAACGAAAGTCAGTACGCGTTGGCGGCCAGTGGCTGGACGAGCTCCTCCCATCAGGCGGAGCGAATGATGGTGGGGCTGCAGGCCGGTGTCGTGACGATCAACGACCTGCTCTATTCCTACGGCGAACCCAGCGCCACCTGGTCCGGCTATCGACGAAGCGGAATCGGTCAGAACCACGGAACACCGGGACTCCGCGAAATGTCTCGCCAGCGATTCGTCTCATTCGACGCCAACTCCCTGGAGGCGCCGGCGTACTCGTATCCCTACAACGACGACGCCGAGGAGATGGTGCAGAACAGCATCCAGCATTTGCACGGCACCGGGAAGATGGCGCGCTTCAAGGCCTGGTGGCGTCTGATCCGAAACGAACGGTTCCGTCGTCGTGTCGACCTTCGGACACTGATCTTCTCGCGCAAGCGTCAGCTGCGCTAG
- a CDS encoding dicarboxylate/amino acid:cation symporter: MPKLKLHWWILIGIGVGILAGWYANQAYPEEVVKHTFLYQSFDGIARIFLNLLKMVVVPLVFFTLVSGLIGMGDASRLGRIGTRTFGLYILTSLIACVSGLLWVNTLRPGANLSLAMPHDPVDTSGVPQTFWDVLVNIVPSNVIDAAARTELVGVIFFAILFGVFILKIGDEQRETMTRFIKAGSEVMMKMVGFVIALAPIGIAGLIARMLAIVGLDALRAMLPYVLTVFLALFTHMLVTLPILVWVMTRRNPYRFLSKMMPALVTGFSSASSSGTLGVTMERAEKGAGISNRIASFVLPIGATVNMDGTALYEIVTVLFIAQVHAGVDPNFSLTIGQQLMVVFLGLTISIGAAGIPHAGLVMMVIILHAVGLPIEYTGLIWTVDRVLDMLRTSVNISGDSCITLIVAHGEGEIADGRP, translated from the coding sequence ATGCCCAAACTGAAGCTGCACTGGTGGATCCTGATCGGGATCGGCGTCGGGATCCTCGCCGGCTGGTATGCCAATCAGGCCTACCCCGAGGAAGTTGTCAAGCACACCTTCCTCTATCAGTCCTTCGACGGCATCGCGCGAATCTTTCTGAACCTGCTCAAGATGGTCGTGGTCCCGCTGGTCTTCTTCACACTCGTCAGCGGTCTTATTGGAATGGGTGACGCCTCGCGGTTGGGGCGCATCGGTACGCGAACGTTCGGTCTCTACATCCTGACCAGCCTGATCGCCTGCGTCTCCGGCCTGCTGTGGGTCAACACCCTTCGACCCGGGGCCAACTTGAGCCTGGCCATGCCACACGATCCGGTGGACACGAGCGGTGTGCCGCAGACCTTCTGGGATGTCCTGGTCAACATCGTTCCGTCCAACGTCATCGATGCCGCCGCACGAACCGAACTGGTCGGTGTCATCTTCTTCGCCATCCTCTTCGGCGTGTTTATTCTCAAGATCGGCGATGAGCAGCGAGAGACGATGACCCGGTTCATCAAAGCCGGTAGTGAAGTGATGATGAAGATGGTGGGCTTTGTCATCGCATTGGCGCCCATCGGCATTGCCGGCCTGATCGCGCGCATGTTGGCCATCGTCGGTCTGGATGCGTTGCGCGCCATGCTGCCTTACGTCCTCACCGTATTCCTGGCACTGTTCACCCACATGCTGGTAACGCTACCGATCCTGGTCTGGGTGATGACCCGACGCAATCCCTACCGCTTCCTCTCGAAGATGATGCCGGCCCTCGTGACCGGTTTCTCGTCGGCCAGCAGCAGCGGCACGTTGGGCGTGACAATGGAGCGCGCCGAGAAGGGAGCGGGCATCTCCAATCGGATCGCCAGCTTTGTCTTACCGATCGGTGCCACCGTCAACATGGACGGAACCGCGCTCTACGAAATCGTCACGGTCCTCTTCATCGCCCAGGTCCACGCCGGCGTCGACCCCAACTTCTCGCTGACCATCGGCCAACAGCTGATGGTGGTCTTCCTGGGCCTGACCATCAGCATTGGTGCGGCCGGCATCCCTCATGCGGGCCTGGTGATGATGGTGATCATCCTCCACGCGGTCGGGCTACCGATCGAGTACACCGGGTTGATCTGGACCGTCGATCGGGTCCTGGACATGCTACGCACCTCCGTCAACATCTCTGGCGACTCGTGTATCACCCTGATCGTGGCCCACGGCGAGGGCGAAATCGCCGATGGGCGCCCCTGA
- a CDS encoding MBL fold metallo-hydrolase, which produces MEEIALDELKRRLEDEDRLEIVDIREAAEHEAWHIAGSRNLPVYNALRLQDPSGLVQAAKALPRDRPLVTVCRAGIMSLQAAAVLRSIGFEAFSLQGGMRGWSEAWSRATVVDTPFRLIQIRRNGKGCLSYMIADGEEVIVVDPCIDAGVYVELADEMGARITQVVETHVHADHISRARALADTTGAALCLPRNDRVTFDYQPIDDEDLLSVGSVSVRAIRTPGHTGESTCYQVGDDWLLSGDTVFVGAVGRPDLEKGDAGARRGAEMLYGSLTERILQLAETVTILPTHHAGEILFDGIPVATTLRELRSELPLLTLDQEAFVGRVVDSLQGKPGNFETIIGINEGRLELGDASPLDLEAGPNRCAAG; this is translated from the coding sequence ATGGAAGAGATCGCTCTCGACGAGCTGAAACGTCGCCTCGAAGACGAGGACCGACTGGAGATCGTCGACATCCGCGAGGCCGCGGAGCACGAGGCCTGGCATATCGCCGGTAGCCGAAATCTTCCGGTCTACAACGCGCTGCGTCTTCAGGACCCCAGCGGTCTCGTCCAGGCAGCCAAGGCGTTGCCCCGCGATCGCCCGCTCGTCACGGTCTGTCGTGCCGGCATCATGTCCTTGCAGGCTGCTGCCGTGCTGCGATCCATTGGATTCGAGGCGTTCAGTCTTCAAGGTGGGATGCGCGGGTGGAGCGAGGCCTGGAGCCGGGCGACCGTCGTCGATACACCGTTTCGATTGATCCAGATCCGTCGCAACGGGAAGGGCTGTCTTAGTTACATGATCGCCGACGGTGAAGAGGTGATCGTCGTTGATCCCTGTATCGACGCCGGCGTCTACGTCGAGTTGGCGGATGAAATGGGTGCACGGATCACGCAGGTCGTGGAGACCCACGTCCACGCCGACCACATCTCTCGTGCGCGGGCGCTTGCGGACACCACCGGAGCGGCGCTCTGTCTCCCCAGAAACGATCGTGTGACGTTCGACTACCAGCCGATCGACGATGAGGATCTTCTCAGCGTGGGGTCGGTATCCGTTCGTGCCATTCGTACACCGGGCCACACGGGGGAAAGCACCTGCTATCAGGTGGGAGACGACTGGCTACTCAGCGGTGACACGGTGTTTGTCGGGGCCGTTGGACGTCCGGACCTCGAGAAGGGCGACGCCGGTGCCCGGCGTGGTGCCGAGATGCTGTACGGCTCTCTCACGGAGCGGATCCTGCAGCTGGCCGAGACGGTGACCATCCTTCCCACCCACCACGCCGGTGAGATTCTCTTCGACGGGATTCCGGTGGCGACGACCCTCCGCGAGCTTCGCAGCGAGCTGCCGTTACTCACTCTCGATCAGGAGGCCTTCGTGGGCCGGGTGGTCGATAGCCTGCAGGGCAAGCCGGGCAACTTCGAGACGATTATCGGGATCAACGAGGGGCGGCTCGAGCTGGGTGACGCGTCACCCCTGGATCTCGAGGCCGGCCCCAACCGCTGCGCCGCGGGCTGA
- a CDS encoding MFS transporter gives MIARVRRLYREAYRGLPRELWLLAAATMIHRAGTMVLPFLSLYLTTQREFSIGVTGQIIGTYGLGSIIGSFVGGQLADRIGARRTMFLSLTISGVGYLILSQLDDLWAITIAVFFVSAVAEAFRPAVMACFARFAPEDATARSFALLRLAANIGVSIGPAVGGLIALYSYHWLFIVDAITCWVAAIVLHIFLAGPRVHAEDRAQPDPNSISPWTDGPFLALLLIVVGIASIFFQITSTFPLYLKEIRGFREDMIGAVFALNAVVIAIFEMLLMLWLNRFRKMRVIAFGAALICIGFGLMPFSGSRPYILFTVLVWTLGEMICLPYINALVAERAGRTHQGRYMGLYVSAFASAFVFAPIIGTQVYQRYGPDTLWFGIAVMALPLAVGSLLLERHLSVVPAAKRTDEVAR, from the coding sequence ATGATTGCCCGCGTCCGCCGCCTCTATCGCGAGGCCTATCGCGGTCTACCCCGCGAATTATGGCTGCTCGCCGCCGCGACGATGATCCATCGGGCCGGCACGATGGTCCTTCCGTTTCTCTCGCTCTATCTGACGACGCAACGAGAGTTCAGCATCGGCGTGACAGGCCAGATCATCGGCACCTACGGTCTTGGTTCGATCATCGGCTCCTTCGTCGGTGGGCAGCTGGCGGATCGGATCGGCGCCCGCAGGACGATGTTCCTCAGCCTGACGATCAGTGGTGTGGGCTATCTGATCCTGAGTCAGTTGGACGATCTCTGGGCCATCACCATCGCGGTCTTTTTCGTCAGCGCGGTGGCCGAGGCATTTCGTCCCGCCGTGATGGCCTGCTTCGCCCGGTTCGCGCCGGAAGACGCCACGGCCCGCAGTTTCGCCCTGTTGCGACTGGCCGCCAATATCGGTGTCAGTATCGGACCGGCGGTCGGTGGGTTGATCGCGCTCTACAGCTACCACTGGCTCTTCATCGTTGACGCGATCACCTGCTGGGTCGCTGCGATCGTGCTCCATATCTTCCTGGCGGGGCCCCGCGTGCACGCGGAGGATCGGGCGCAACCGGATCCGAACTCCATCTCTCCGTGGACCGACGGACCGTTCCTGGCGTTGCTCCTGATCGTGGTCGGGATCGCCAGCATCTTCTTTCAGATTACCAGCACGTTCCCGCTCTATCTGAAGGAGATCCGTGGGTTCCGCGAAGATATGATCGGTGCGGTTTTCGCGCTGAACGCCGTGGTGATCGCCATCTTCGAGATGTTGTTGATGTTGTGGCTCAATCGGTTCCGAAAGATGCGGGTGATCGCCTTCGGTGCCGCCCTGATCTGCATCGGTTTCGGGTTGATGCCTTTTAGCGGTTCGCGACCCTATATTCTCTTCACGGTTTTGGTCTGGACACTCGGTGAGATGATCTGTCTGCCCTACATCAATGCCCTGGTCGCGGAGCGCGCGGGACGAACCCATCAGGGTCGATACATGGGTCTCTATGTCTCCGCATTTGCATCGGCGTTCGTCTTCGCTCCGATCATCGGTACCCAGGTGTATCAGCGATATGGCCCTGATACACTCTGGTTTGGTATTGCCGTGATGGCCCTACCGCTGGCAGTGGGGTCGCTCTTGCTGGAGCGACACCTGTCCGTCGTACCGGCGGCAAAACGGACCGACGAGGTAGCCCGATGA
- a CDS encoding response regulator produces MSLEPTRVLVVEDNPINRKVALSMLGTLNCDCVEAHDGEQAIAAMRQAHYDIVFMDCQMPGTDGFEATRVIRIEEATAGRHTPVVALTANAMKGDRERCLDAGMDDYISKPARISDLKRALDQWVPARATDS; encoded by the coding sequence ATGAGTCTGGAGCCGACACGAGTTCTGGTCGTCGAGGACAACCCGATCAATCGCAAGGTCGCCCTGTCGATGCTGGGGACCCTCAACTGCGATTGCGTCGAGGCCCATGACGGGGAACAGGCGATCGCCGCCATGCGACAGGCCCACTACGACATCGTCTTCATGGACTGTCAGATGCCAGGAACCGACGGATTCGAGGCGACCCGTGTCATTCGAATCGAAGAGGCGACAGCGGGCCGACATACACCGGTGGTGGCGCTGACCGCCAACGCCATGAAGGGTGACCGCGAGCGGTGTCTCGATGCAGGCATGGATGACTACATCTCGAAGCCCGCTCGCATCTCAGACCTGAAGCGGGCCCTCGACCAGTGGGTACCCGCCCGCGCGACAGACTCCTAG
- a CDS encoding aldo/keto reductase: protein MEYRRLGRSGLKVSALSFGSWVTFSFQVDRKAATELLTCAYDAGVNFFDNAEVYAAGESERIMGQVLADLGWSRDTFCVSSKVYWGGDLPTQRGLHRKHVVEACHGALRRLQVDHLDLFFCHRPDLETPIEETVRAMDDLIRQGKVLYWGTSEWSAQQIQEAHGCARALGCHPPTMEQPQYNMLHRDRVEREYHRLYDGVGLGTTIWSPLASGILTGKYAAGIPDDSRMALPDYQWLREQLETEEGRRKIQTAIDLNPIANDLGISMPQLAIAWCLRNPNVSTVILGASRVEQLRHNLQTLEIVDKLDDEVMDRVETVLKNRPTLPEQF from the coding sequence ATGGAATATCGTCGTCTTGGTCGGTCCGGTCTCAAGGTCAGTGCTCTCTCGTTCGGATCGTGGGTCACGTTCTCGTTTCAGGTCGATCGAAAGGCGGCCACCGAGCTGCTTACCTGCGCTTACGACGCCGGCGTCAACTTCTTCGACAACGCCGAGGTCTACGCCGCCGGCGAGTCGGAACGGATCATGGGTCAGGTTCTCGCCGACCTCGGTTGGTCTCGGGATACGTTCTGCGTTTCCAGCAAGGTCTACTGGGGTGGTGATCTGCCGACCCAGCGTGGACTCCACCGCAAGCATGTCGTCGAGGCGTGTCACGGTGCGCTGCGTCGTCTTCAGGTCGATCATCTCGATCTGTTCTTCTGTCACCGCCCGGACCTCGAGACACCGATCGAGGAGACCGTCCGCGCGATGGATGATTTGATCCGGCAGGGCAAGGTGCTCTACTGGGGCACCTCCGAATGGTCGGCGCAGCAGATCCAGGAAGCGCACGGTTGTGCGCGGGCTCTGGGCTGTCATCCACCCACCATGGAGCAACCGCAGTACAACATGTTGCATCGCGATCGGGTCGAGCGTGAGTACCACCGACTCTACGACGGTGTTGGACTCGGGACCACGATCTGGTCGCCGCTGGCGTCCGGAATCCTCACCGGAAAGTATGCCGCGGGAATTCCCGACGACTCACGGATGGCGCTGCCGGACTACCAGTGGTTGCGGGAGCAACTGGAAACGGAAGAGGGGCGACGTAAGATCCAGACCGCGATCGATCTGAATCCGATCGCGAACGATCTCGGCATCTCGATGCCCCAATTGGCCATCGCGTGGTGTCTCAGGAATCCCAACGTCAGCACCGTCATCCTGGGGGCGTCCAGGGTGGAGCAGCTGCGTCACAATCTCCAGACGCTGGAGATCGTGGACAAACTAGACGACGAAGTCATGGACCGAGTGGAAACGGTCCTGAAGAATCGACCCACGCTACCCGAGCAGTTCTAG
- a CDS encoding penicillin acylase family protein: MNWRRFLRIAGVLVLVVLLVVAGLFLWLRGRVHGSLPQLDGSLEAVGISQPVQVDRDAAGVPTIRAVDRVDAMGALGFVHGQDRFFQMDLQRRQAAGELAELIGAAAVDADRQSRFHRFRSRARERVAELPEVHRQVLLAYTDGVNSGLQRLGPPPPEYLLLRQTPRPWQPEDSFLTLYAMYFQLQGSRGSIERQRDLLRTELPLPLAEFLLPVGTAWDAALDDSAVVIAEIPPASVFDLRQPGYVRHDRSPGTKATDEFELPAALGSNAFAVSDQVGADGHAWLAGDMHLGHSMPNIWYRTVLEYDDPEPRRVAGVTLPGVPAIVAGSNGDVAWAFTNSQGDWLDIVKIEFATDDRDRYRAGDKFEDVESFDEVITVHDGEPVTLTVRETRWGPILRQDEGGVGEAIHWMAHQPQGANLQLIEMASARDLDQALAVANRCGIPAQNLNVVDRSGRAGWAIAGPIPRRVGGLDGVTPRFWSPDGPRWDGILGEDEAPSWVDPPGGRIWTANNRVIGGESLQKIGDEFLVVGARAAQIRDGLRARAVVGAKDLLAIQLDDRALFLDRWRTLLLDLLNDAAVTGHPQREEFRRWVKDDWSGHASIDSVGFRLVRAYRLFLADRVFDPIVAACLAVDPDFSLTGISQWEGPLWALVTERPVHLLDPTYESWNDALLAGVDAAIEGLLTDENETLADKSWGQRNRVRFRHPISRAVPQLADWLDMPIESLPGGGHMPRVQSIGFGASQRFVVSPGREEEGYFHMPGGQSGHPSSPFYREGHRDWAEGRPSAFLPGDTQHSLELIPTNVIP; encoded by the coding sequence ATGAACTGGCGGCGGTTCCTGCGTATCGCCGGGGTTCTGGTGTTGGTCGTGCTTCTGGTGGTCGCGGGCTTGTTCCTCTGGCTGCGTGGTCGCGTCCACGGCAGTCTTCCCCAACTGGATGGTTCGTTGGAGGCGGTCGGAATCTCGCAGCCGGTTCAGGTCGACCGAGATGCTGCGGGGGTCCCGACGATCCGAGCGGTTGATCGAGTTGACGCGATGGGCGCTCTGGGATTCGTGCACGGTCAGGATCGGTTCTTTCAGATGGACCTCCAGCGCCGACAGGCGGCGGGGGAGTTGGCAGAACTGATCGGCGCCGCCGCCGTCGATGCCGATCGCCAATCACGCTTTCATCGTTTTCGCAGCCGGGCCCGGGAACGGGTTGCGGAACTCCCCGAGGTACATCGGCAGGTATTACTGGCGTACACCGACGGGGTGAACAGCGGACTGCAGCGACTGGGTCCACCGCCGCCCGAGTATCTTCTGTTGCGTCAGACCCCACGACCCTGGCAACCGGAGGACTCGTTCCTGACGCTGTACGCGATGTACTTCCAGCTACAGGGGAGTCGTGGAAGCATCGAACGACAGCGTGACCTGCTGCGAACGGAACTCCCGTTACCGTTGGCGGAGTTTCTTCTTCCGGTCGGCACCGCATGGGATGCGGCTCTCGACGACAGCGCCGTGGTCATCGCCGAGATTCCGCCGGCGTCGGTCTTCGACCTGCGGCAGCCGGGCTACGTTCGACATGATCGAAGCCCCGGCACGAAGGCAACCGATGAGTTTGAGCTGCCCGCCGCGCTTGGCAGCAACGCCTTCGCGGTATCAGACCAGGTCGGAGCCGACGGCCACGCGTGGCTGGCCGGCGACATGCATCTTGGCCACTCGATGCCCAACATCTGGTACCGGACCGTCCTGGAGTACGACGATCCCGAACCCCGTCGTGTGGCAGGCGTGACCCTTCCCGGTGTGCCGGCCATCGTCGCGGGTTCCAATGGCGACGTCGCGTGGGCCTTCACCAATAGCCAGGGCGACTGGCTGGACATCGTGAAGATCGAGTTCGCCACCGATGATCGTGATCGGTATCGGGCCGGGGACAAGTTCGAAGATGTCGAGTCCTTCGACGAGGTCATCACGGTTCACGATGGTGAGCCGGTCACGTTGACGGTGCGAGAGACCCGTTGGGGCCCGATCCTTCGTCAGGATGAAGGCGGCGTCGGCGAGGCGATCCACTGGATGGCCCACCAACCGCAAGGCGCCAATCTGCAACTGATCGAAATGGCTTCGGCTCGTGACCTGGACCAGGCACTGGCTGTCGCGAACCGTTGCGGGATCCCGGCCCAGAACCTCAACGTCGTCGATCGGTCCGGTCGCGCGGGTTGGGCGATCGCCGGACCGATTCCACGGAGGGTCGGTGGGTTGGACGGTGTCACCCCACGGTTCTGGTCGCCGGACGGGCCCCGCTGGGACGGGATCCTCGGTGAGGACGAAGCACCAAGCTGGGTCGATCCGCCCGGTGGCAGGATCTGGACCGCCAACAATCGGGTGATCGGTGGAGAGTCGCTGCAGAAGATCGGCGACGAGTTTCTGGTTGTCGGTGCCCGTGCCGCACAGATCCGTGACGGGCTTCGAGCGCGAGCGGTGGTCGGGGCAAAGGACCTCCTTGCGATCCAACTGGACGATCGCGCCCTGTTCCTGGATCGTTGGCGAACGCTGCTGCTGGACCTCCTGAATGACGCCGCCGTCACGGGCCACCCACAACGAGAAGAGTTCCGCCGCTGGGTGAAGGATGACTGGAGCGGTCACGCGTCCATCGACTCCGTCGGCTTCCGACTCGTACGGGCCTATCGTCTGTTCCTGGCCGATCGGGTCTTCGACCCCATCGTCGCCGCCTGTCTTGCCGTCGATCCGGACTTCTCACTGACCGGCATCAGCCAGTGGGAGGGTCCCCTGTGGGCCCTCGTCACCGAGCGTCCGGTCCATCTCCTGGATCCGACCTACGAGAGCTGGAACGATGCGCTACTTGCCGGCGTCGACGCCGCCATCGAGGGGCTCCTGACCGACGAGAACGAAACACTCGCCGACAAGAGCTGGGGGCAGCGAAACCGGGTTCGCTTCCGGCACCCGATCTCTCGCGCCGTTCCTCAACTTGCAGACTGGCTGGATATGCCAATCGAGTCACTCCCCGGCGGAGGCCACATGCCCCGGGTCCAGTCGATCGGCTTCGGCGCATCCCAACGGTTCGTGGTCTCGCCGGGACGCGAAGAAGAGGGCTACTTCCACATGCCTGGCGGCCAGAGCGGTCATCCGTCCTCGCCGTTCTATCGTGAAGGACATCGTGACTGGGCAGAGGGGAGACCATCGGCGTTTCTTCCCGGTGACACACAACATTCGCTGGAACTCATCCCGACAAACGTGATCCCGTAA